From the genome of Candidatus Rokuibacteriota bacterium, one region includes:
- a CDS encoding branched-chain amino acid ABC transporter ATP-binding protein/permease, which translates to MDYFIHIAILVALYSILSTSYNLLIGYTGLFSIAHAAFYGIGAYTSALLALRFGVSFPLALLAAVLLTALVGGAIGVPALRVRGDYLVIASFGFQMIVFGVMLNWLAVTGGEGGLTGIPRPELFGIKIFSPLTYLPLAVAVAGLCFLVTWWIARSPFGRVLKAIREDEVASQSLGKDIVYFKIAVFALAGGLAAVAGSFYAHYVTFINPLSFTLDESIFIMAVVLVGGAGNLWGSLVGTTALVVAPEALRFLRIPDAIAAPFRQILYGLLLVLFVRFRPQGLIGERPTARRGLKALPKEKKLDSSPLEVRLGNPAGGAQAAGRSAGPPFLALRGVSKSFGGIRALDNLSLTLEERRIMGLIGPNGAGKTTAFNVITGFVEPDAGSIAYRGRDLGGSKPHEIARLGIVRSFQDLRLFPRMSVLENVLVALPGQRGERLGSAFLAAPRVLRAERDNIERAYELLAFVGLAEKVGELAEDLSYAEQKLLALARLLATQADLLLLDEPASGLDPTSVEAIMALIRRLPEYGKTVCVIEHNLDVIKGLADPVIFLDEGRVIASGTPGEIMADPRLADIYFGA; encoded by the coding sequence ATGGATTACTTCATCCACATCGCCATCCTCGTTGCGCTCTACAGCATCCTGAGCACCTCGTACAACCTCCTCATCGGCTACACCGGCCTCTTCTCCATCGCCCACGCCGCCTTCTACGGGATCGGCGCCTACACCTCGGCGCTCCTGGCGCTGCGCTTCGGGGTGAGCTTTCCGCTGGCCCTGCTGGCCGCGGTGCTTCTCACCGCGCTGGTGGGCGGCGCGATCGGGGTGCCGGCCCTCAGGGTGCGGGGGGACTACCTGGTGATCGCGTCCTTCGGCTTTCAGATGATCGTGTTCGGTGTGATGCTCAACTGGCTCGCCGTGACGGGTGGCGAAGGCGGGCTGACCGGGATCCCGAGGCCTGAGCTCTTCGGCATCAAGATCTTCTCGCCGCTCACCTATCTCCCGCTCGCCGTGGCGGTTGCCGGCCTCTGCTTCCTGGTGACGTGGTGGATCGCCCGCTCTCCCTTCGGGCGGGTGCTCAAGGCGATCCGGGAGGACGAGGTGGCGAGCCAGTCGCTGGGTAAGGACATCGTGTACTTCAAGATCGCGGTCTTCGCGCTGGCCGGTGGCCTGGCGGCGGTGGCGGGGAGCTTCTACGCCCACTACGTGACCTTCATCAATCCGCTGAGCTTCACGCTGGACGAGTCGATCTTTATCATGGCCGTGGTGCTGGTCGGCGGGGCGGGGAACCTCTGGGGCTCGCTCGTGGGGACGACGGCGCTGGTCGTGGCGCCGGAGGCTCTGCGCTTTCTCAGGATTCCCGACGCCATTGCCGCGCCGTTTCGCCAGATCCTCTACGGCCTCCTGCTGGTTCTGTTCGTGCGCTTTCGCCCCCAGGGGTTGATCGGCGAGCGCCCCACAGCCAGGCGCGGCCTGAAAGCGCTTCCGAAGGAGAAGAAGCTCGACAGCTCACCGCTCGAGGTCAGGCTCGGAAATCCCGCGGGCGGCGCGCAGGCGGCCGGCAGGAGTGCCGGCCCGCCGTTCCTCGCACTCCGTGGGGTGTCCAAGAGCTTCGGCGGGATTCGCGCGCTCGACAATCTCTCTCTGACCCTCGAGGAGCGGAGAATCATGGGGCTGATCGGTCCGAACGGGGCCGGCAAGACCACCGCCTTCAACGTGATCACGGGCTTTGTGGAGCCCGACGCCGGCAGCATCGCGTACCGGGGCCGCGACCTCGGAGGGTCGAAGCCTCACGAGATCGCCCGGCTCGGGATCGTCCGGTCATTTCAGGATCTCCGGCTCTTCCCACGGATGAGCGTGCTCGAGAACGTCCTGGTCGCGCTGCCGGGACAACGGGGAGAGCGGCTCGGCTCCGCCTTTCTGGCCGCGCCCCGGGTCCTCCGCGCTGAGCGCGACAACATCGAGCGAGCCTACGAGCTGCTGGCCTTCGTGGGCCTCGCCGAGAAGGTCGGGGAGCTGGCGGAGGATCTTTCCTACGCCGAGCAGAAGCTCCTGGCGCTCGCGCGGCTCCTGGCGACCCAGGCCGACCTGTTGCTTCTGGACGAGCCGGCCTCGGGCCTGGATCCGACGAGCGTGGAGGCGATCATGGCCCTGATCCGGCGCCTGCCGGAGTACGGCAAAACGGTCTGCGTCATCGAGCACAACCTGGACGTGATCAAGGGGCTCGCCGATCCTGTCATCTTCCTCGACGAGGGGCGGGTCATCGCCAGCGGGACGCCAGGCGAGATCATGGCCGATCCCCGTCTGGCCGACATCTACTTCGGCGCCTGA